In Sphingomonas sp. SORGH_AS_0950, the following are encoded in one genomic region:
- the fdhD gene encoding formate dehydrogenase accessory sulfurtransferase FdhD, whose product MTAVTGDPVRPLTLVRLSHDTVESITRAVAVECPVAIEVDGFGYAVMMMTPERLADFATGFLLTERLIDAPGDIVEIDPFAAEAGWIVRVTLAEHCRGRIHDRVRHRTSDTSCGLCGLSGLEQIARPVANRPPAPQARTATLFAALEGIRASQPLNALTGAVHAAIACDAAGATLAAAEDVGRHNALDKLVGTLARSGREADFILVTSRISYEMVDKALVAGVGMLVGISAPTSLAIDHARTQGLTLIALARADAMLVANDPHGLFRD is encoded by the coding sequence GTGACGGCGGTCACTGGCGATCCCGTCCGGCCGCTGACGCTCGTCCGCCTGTCGCACGATACGGTCGAGTCGATCACCCGCGCCGTCGCGGTCGAATGCCCGGTCGCGATCGAGGTGGACGGCTTCGGCTATGCGGTGATGATGATGACGCCCGAGCGACTGGCGGACTTCGCCACCGGCTTCCTGCTCACCGAGCGGCTGATCGACGCGCCGGGCGATATCGTCGAGATCGATCCCTTCGCGGCGGAGGCGGGCTGGATCGTCCGCGTGACGCTGGCCGAACATTGCCGGGGGCGGATCCACGACCGGGTCCGCCACCGTACGAGCGACACCAGCTGCGGCCTGTGCGGGCTGTCCGGGCTGGAGCAGATCGCCCGCCCCGTCGCCAACCGCCCCCCTGCCCCCCAGGCCCGCACCGCGACGCTGTTCGCCGCGCTGGAGGGCATTCGCGCGTCCCAGCCGCTCAACGCGCTGACCGGCGCGGTCCATGCCGCCATCGCCTGCGATGCGGCGGGCGCGACGCTCGCGGCGGCGGAGGATGTCGGGCGGCACAATGCGCTCGACAAGCTGGTCGGCACGCTGGCGCGATCGGGCCGGGAGGCGGACTTCATTCTCGTCACCTCGCGGATCAGCTATGAGATGGTCGACAAGGCCCTGGTCGCGGGCGTCGGGATGCTGGTCGGAATCTCGGCCCCGACCAGTCTCGCGATCGACCATGCCCGTACGCAGGGCCTGACACTGATCGCGCTGGCGCGCGCCGATGCCATGCTGGTCGCGAACGACCCGCACGGACTGTTCCGCGACTGA
- a CDS encoding diguanylate cyclase — protein MNAAVYALIANSCMAALFVVTYGVVAITYSRQRSAVWFMVSYLLGFLTPICELLFRFTDYRLLFAVLGYAAFLGAITVMSVGIQAFAGHRLCRRPAALLWAGGMTLRMSLLGGTRNSLPYEMLFQLPFALGSILVLLSIRRIAQKGPIRTLLMVVFGIIGAHFLAKPFMAASLGSGHSAQYYATSYYAVVSQVSTGVLLVAAGLFLMLLVIQKALDDTIRDAESDPLTGLANRRGLARAGPALLAEAKRDGHGLYAMVLDLDHFKRVNDMFGHAMGDRVLVAFADLLRTVATRDVLAVRLGGEEFALLVPDAFGPAGRSDNRASHLAGDIRALLRRFDRQGLPPLTVSGGIVRHAPGETLDDLIARADQLAYRAKRAGRDHILHEPMPVAVEPSHDWHNEAEPGRRVAAG, from the coding sequence GTCGCGATAACCTATTCGCGGCAGCGCTCGGCGGTCTGGTTCATGGTCAGCTATCTGCTGGGTTTCCTGACCCCGATCTGCGAATTGCTGTTCCGCTTCACCGATTATCGGCTGTTGTTCGCGGTGCTGGGATATGCCGCGTTCCTGGGCGCCATCACGGTGATGTCGGTGGGGATCCAGGCCTTTGCGGGTCATCGGCTATGCCGCCGTCCTGCCGCCTTGCTTTGGGCGGGCGGAATGACCCTGCGGATGAGCCTGCTGGGCGGCACCCGCAACAGCCTGCCCTATGAGATGCTGTTCCAGCTGCCGTTCGCGCTCGGATCGATCCTGGTCCTGCTCTCCATCCGACGGATCGCGCAGAAGGGGCCGATCCGAACCCTGCTGATGGTGGTGTTCGGGATCATCGGCGCGCATTTCCTGGCCAAGCCGTTCATGGCGGCGTCGCTGGGGTCGGGGCATTCGGCGCAATATTATGCGACCAGCTATTACGCGGTCGTGTCGCAGGTTTCGACCGGGGTGTTGCTGGTCGCGGCCGGGCTGTTCCTGATGCTGCTGGTCATCCAGAAGGCGCTGGACGACACGATACGGGATGCGGAGAGCGATCCGTTGACCGGGCTGGCCAATCGGCGTGGACTGGCCCGGGCGGGCCCCGCGCTGCTCGCCGAGGCGAAGCGCGACGGGCACGGCCTTTATGCGATGGTCCTGGACCTCGATCACTTCAAGCGGGTCAACGACATGTTCGGGCACGCGATGGGGGACCGGGTGCTGGTGGCCTTTGCCGACCTGCTGCGGACCGTGGCCACGCGCGACGTGCTGGCGGTGCGCCTGGGGGGTGAGGAATTCGCGCTGCTGGTGCCCGATGCCTTTGGTCCGGCAGGTCGATCCGACAACCGGGCCAGCCACCTGGCCGGCGACATCCGTGCCCTGCTTCGTCGCTTCGACCGGCAGGGCCTGCCACCTCTGACGGTCAGCGGCGGCATCGTGCGCCATGCACCGGGCGAGACGCTCGACGATCTGATCGCCCGCGCCGACCAGCTGGCCTATCGCGCCAAGCGGGCCGGGCGCGACCATATCCTGCACGAGCCGATGCCTGTGGCGGTCGAGCCGTCCCATGACTGGCACAACGAGGCCGAACCGGGGCGGCGCGTCGCCGCGGGCTAG
- a CDS encoding molybdenum cofactor guanylyltransferase: MSILGAVLTGGRSSRFGSNKAVAMLGDRTLVAHARATIAPHCARVVQVGGAQGVPDMPEPDLGPLGGIAGALDYAAAHGFRCVLTIGCDMPRLPDGLIDAILRREPSYCQDAPVLGLWPSALGAHLMAHLSLHRDRSVRGWVRAIGAIPIASPQPIANVNTPADLAAL; this comes from the coding sequence ATGAGCATATTGGGAGCGGTCCTGACCGGGGGGCGTTCGTCGCGGTTCGGATCGAACAAGGCGGTCGCCATGCTGGGCGACCGTACCCTGGTGGCGCATGCCCGCGCCACCATCGCCCCCCATTGCGCACGCGTGGTGCAGGTGGGCGGCGCGCAAGGCGTGCCCGACATGCCCGAGCCCGATCTGGGGCCGCTCGGCGGGATCGCGGGTGCGCTGGACTATGCCGCCGCCCATGGCTTTCGTTGTGTCCTGACCATCGGATGCGACATGCCGCGCCTACCCGACGGGCTGATCGACGCGATCCTGCGGCGCGAGCCCAGCTATTGCCAGGATGCGCCGGTTCTGGGGCTCTGGCCCTCCGCCTTGGGGGCGCATCTGATGGCGCATCTGTCGCTCCACCGCGATCGCTCGGTGCGCGGCTGGGTCCGGGCGATCGGGGCGATCCCCATCGCATCGCCCCAGCCGATCGCCAATGTGAACACCCCCGCCGACCTCGCCGCCCTGTGA